Below is a genomic region from Verrucomicrobiota bacterium.
CTTGGGATCAATAATTGCTGCATCTATGATTTTAAAAAATATAGTGAACTTTTGACAAAGGCACTCAGCCACCTCCAAGTATCTTTGACAACAGCAATTTTACTGACCTCTTCGCCATAGGAACAGGACACTTCTACTTCTCTCACCCTCCAACCTCGTTTTGCAGCCACAAAAAGCATTTCTGTTTCGATTTCAAAATGATGAGACTTCCAGCTTCGGCTATTGAGAAAATCTTTATGAGCCATTCGGAAACCACATTGGCTATCCTTCATCTTTCGTTCAATAGCAAGTGCAATCAAAGAGGTCATCAGGCAATTGGCCCATCGCCTAAGCACGGGCATTGAGGAACCGAAAGGCTGTCTACTGCCTAATATTAATTCGATATGAGGCGTCTTCTTAACCTCTAATTTTTTAACCTGCTTGATAAACTTTGGTATATCTTTAGCGTCGTGCTGTAAATCACCATCCATAAATAAAATCCATTGGCAATCTGACTTTTGCATAGCAGTCTGCCAGCCCATGCACATCGCTCGCCCTTTTCCTATTCTCTGCTTAGTTTCGAGAACTATTGCCCCAGCGTTCTCTGCTAGTTTTGCGGTCTTATCCGTACAA
It encodes:
- a CDS encoding glycosyltransferase family 2 protein, which gives rise to MSGSISLVIPAHNEEKAIKAVVQRAANYIACVIVVADGCTDKTAKLAENAGAIVLETKQRIGKGRAMCMGWQTAMQKSDCQWILFMDGDLQHDAKDIPKFIKQVKKLEVKKTPHIELILGSRQPFGSSMPVLRRWANCLMTSLIALAIERKMKDSQCGFRMAHKDFLNSRSWKSHHFEIETEMLFVAAKRGWRVREVEVSCSYGEEVSKIAVVKDTWRWLSAFVKSSLYFLKS